The proteins below come from a single Miscanthus floridulus cultivar M001 chromosome 1, ASM1932011v1, whole genome shotgun sequence genomic window:
- the LOC136488185 gene encoding serine/threonine-protein kinase PCRK1-like, protein MHCFRLASWEREAEERRGAAAATTTTTGRSLSARSNSSPTVTSTDRDVRRSASECSLNASELSSAGSLGRCRQLSLSSQRLPNALRIFTFQELKSATRGFSRALMLGEGGFGCVYRGTIRSALEPRRSLDVAIKQLGRKGLQGHKEWMTEVNVLGVVDHANLVKLIGYCAEDDERGMQLLLVYEFMPNGSLADHLSSRSPRPASWAMRLRVALDTARGLKYLHEESEVKIIFRDLKPSNILLDDNWNAKLSDFGLARLGPQEGCHVSTAVVGTIGYAAPEYIHTGRLSTKNDIWSFGVVLLELLTGRRPLDRNRPRGEQNLVDWMKPYSSGAKKLETVIDPRLQGNYSIKSAAQLASVANKCLVRHARYRPKMSEVLEMVQKIVESSEIGTPEHPLISNSKELVSDEKKRKGLDLKRRIADIKAREGRCFAWQRWTPKLVRTQ, encoded by the exons ATGCACTGCTTCCGGTTGGCGAGCtgggagcgggaggccgaggagcggcgcggggcggcggcggcgacgacgacgacgacggggcgGTCGCTTTCCGCGCGGTCCAACAGCAGCCCCACCGTCACGTCGACGGACCGCGACGTGCGGCGGTCGGCGTCCGAGTGCTCCCTGAACGCGTCGGAGCTCAGCAGCGCGGGCTCCCTGGGCCGGTGCCGGCAGCTGTCGCTGTCGTCGCAGCGGCTGCCCAACGCGCTGCGCATCTTCACCTTCCAGGAGCTCAAGTCGGCCACCCGCGGGTTCAGCCGCGCGCTCATGCTCGGCGAGGGCGGCTTCGGCTGCGTCTACCGGGGCACCATCCGGAGCGCGCTGGAGCCGCGCAGGAGCCTGGACGTCGCCATCAAGCAGCTCGGCCGCAAGGGCCTGCAGGGACACAAGGAGTGGATGACGGAGGTGAACGTGCTCGGGGTGGTGGACCACGCCAACCTGGTCAAACTCATCGGCTACTGCGCCGAGGACGACGAGAGGGGGATGCAGCTGCTGCTCGTCTACGAGTTCATGCCCAACGGCAGCCTGGCGGACCATCTCTCCTCCAGGTCGCCGCGCCCGGCGTCGTGGGCGATGAGGCTCAGGGTGGCGCTTGATACAGCTCGAGGGTTGAAGTATCTCCATGAAGAATCCGAAGTCAAG ATAATATTTCGCGACCTGAAGCCTTCGAACATTCTTCTCGACGACAACTGGAACGCCAAACTGTCAGATTTTGGCTTGGCGAGATTAGGACCTCAAGAAGGATGCCATGTCTCCACAGCG GTGGTGGGAACAATTGGATACGCAGCTCCTGAATACATCCACACAGGACGCCTCAGCACCAAGAATGACATATGGAGTTTCGGCGTCGTGCTCCTTGAGCTCCTTACAGGCCGGCGACCTCTGGACCGGAACAGGCCAAGAGGTGAGCAAAATCTCGTGGACTGGATGAAGCCCTACTCTTCCGGCGCCAAGAAGCTTGAGACTGTAATTGATCCAAGGCTTCAAGGGAACTACAGCATAAAATCAGCTGCCCAGCTTGCGTCGGTGGCAAATAAGTGCCTGGTGCGCCATGCCAGGTACCGTCCCAAGATGAGCGAGGTGCTGGAGATGGTGCAGAAGATCGTTGAGAGCAGCGAAATTGGAACACCGGAGCATCCCCTGATCAGCAATTCAAAGGAATTAGTGAGTGACGAAAAGAAACGGAAAGGCCTTGACTTGAAAAGAAGGATTGCAGATATTAAAGCCAGGGAGGGGAGATGTTTTGCATGGCAAAGGTGGACGCCTAAGCTTGTGAGAACACAATGA